One genomic region from Thermoleptolyngbya sichuanensis A183 encodes:
- a CDS encoding PAS domain-containing protein gives MGLASQQHLADLLAENERLRQELVERECSLRQRQQADATQQENQRFIQQILETTPNLLYLYAVDAKRIRFINRRVSEMLGYPAHQVYEMDSEALRSLVHPSDLPLLRSSIQELQQDSVGQGVEVTFRLRHASGEWRWLQSRQTVFSRDDAGNLVQLLGTAQDITSRKQTQEALAQSEQRFRSLVSHLPGVVFRSRYGPQREAEFGWVIEFISEAIADLTGYPAEDFLNNQGRHYASIVHPEDRDRLFQVVLSRARAGQPYTLEYRLIHRDGSLRWVYEKTQVVEEAKDLVIEGVLLDITERHLAEAALERHLQKTLLLQQITEEIRQSLDPQQIFQTAATQIGQTFRVSRVLIHTYVAEPEPEIPIVATYLKPEYEFEHVMKSVPITGNLHAQTMMAQDQAVASGDVLCEPLLSNLHPLLQALKIRSMLAVRTSYKGEPNGAICLHQCDRLRRWSEDEIDLLEAVAAQLGIALAQAQLLEQETQQRQELMIKNKALEQARRDAETANRAKSEFLATMSHEIRTPMNAVIGMSSLLLSTPLTPQQEEFAQTISSSGETLLKIINDILDFSKIESGKLELDLETFNLRQCVECAIDLVMPKALEKDLEVGCLFEPEVPDWVIGDSTRVQQVLVNLLSNAVKFTSQGEVTVTVSAHCIHLSAVPEEAGVPTCTIRLAVKDTGIGIPTDRLDRLFQPFLQGDSSINRTYGGTGLGLAISQRLAELMGGRLWMESEVGVGSTFYFSFVTRSCAGASVSVDYRSPFEGRSLLLVDSQTIHRENLVHQAEFLGLRVVAVGSSEAALHYLRQAAPQGDRPDLIVLEAHLSTDSGSALVDEISQLPGCKTIPLVFLTRLDRSLQSARYALTHSSRAIAIPRLAKPVKQSQFYAMLSNYFGATPHFPSGMVHSGDSLGAGSALDNTHELGLDGDVHSEKDSDLRILIAEDNLVNQKVLLRMLQQLGYHADVVSNGTEAVEAVLRQTYDVVLMDVQMPEVDGIMATRMLRDRLPSEELPYIVAVTANAMMGDREDCLISGMDDYISKPIRLDQLSALLKKCPRRAIAQPVSQSSPLDARFINSFIADMGDQAAAIFTELIDCYLIEAPKMVASIRNAGAMLDTSAIMRTAHTFKSSSAVVGATRLSKLCRYLEDTAHQSTPDEITAQIDKLVAEYEQVSAALRAERQRLTPG, from the coding sequence ATGGGGCTGGCATCGCAGCAGCACCTTGCAGACCTGCTGGCAGAAAACGAACGACTGCGCCAAGAGCTGGTTGAGCGGGAGTGCAGCCTCCGTCAGCGTCAGCAGGCCGACGCAACTCAGCAGGAGAATCAGCGGTTCATTCAGCAGATTTTGGAAACCACACCCAATCTGCTCTATCTCTATGCCGTAGACGCGAAGCGAATTCGATTTATCAATCGCCGGGTTTCCGAGATGCTGGGCTACCCTGCCCATCAGGTCTATGAAATGGATTCGGAAGCATTGCGATCGCTCGTCCATCCATCCGACTTGCCCTTGCTCCGCAGCAGCATCCAGGAATTGCAGCAAGATTCTGTTGGACAAGGAGTGGAGGTGACGTTTCGGCTGCGTCATGCCAGTGGCGAGTGGCGCTGGCTGCAGTCTCGTCAGACCGTCTTTAGCCGAGATGACGCGGGCAATTTGGTGCAACTGCTGGGCACGGCGCAAGATATTACCAGCCGCAAACAGACTCAGGAAGCGCTCGCCCAGAGCGAACAGCGGTTTCGCTCCCTGGTTTCGCATTTGCCGGGGGTGGTGTTTCGCTCCCGCTACGGCCCCCAGCGCGAGGCAGAGTTTGGCTGGGTCATTGAGTTTATCAGCGAGGCGATCGCCGACTTGACGGGCTATCCCGCAGAGGATTTTTTGAACAACCAGGGGCGGCACTACGCCAGCATCGTGCATCCTGAAGACCGCGATCGCCTGTTTCAAGTTGTCCTGAGCCGCGCTCGCGCAGGCCAGCCCTACACCCTAGAATATCGGCTGATTCACCGGGATGGCAGCCTGCGCTGGGTCTACGAAAAAACGCAGGTGGTTGAAGAGGCCAAGGATCTAGTCATAGAAGGTGTACTGCTGGACATTACTGAGCGCCACCTGGCCGAAGCTGCGCTGGAGCGGCATCTTCAAAAAACCCTCTTGCTCCAGCAAATCACTGAGGAAATCCGCCAAAGTCTCGATCCGCAGCAGATTTTCCAGACCGCTGCAACGCAGATTGGGCAGACGTTTCGCGTCAGCCGGGTGCTGATTCATACCTACGTTGCAGAGCCGGAGCCAGAAATTCCTATCGTAGCGACCTATCTGAAGCCAGAGTACGAATTTGAGCATGTGATGAAATCTGTACCGATTACAGGCAACCTCCATGCTCAAACCATGATGGCGCAGGATCAGGCGGTGGCTTCTGGAGACGTGTTGTGTGAACCGCTGCTGAGCAATCTGCATCCGCTGCTGCAAGCGCTGAAGATCCGATCCATGCTGGCAGTTCGCACCTCCTACAAAGGTGAACCCAACGGCGCGATTTGCCTGCATCAGTGCGATCGCCTGCGGCGCTGGAGCGAAGACGAAATTGACCTGCTAGAGGCGGTTGCAGCCCAACTGGGCATTGCCCTGGCCCAAGCCCAACTGCTGGAGCAAGAAACCCAGCAGCGCCAGGAACTTATGATCAAAAACAAGGCGCTAGAACAGGCTCGGCGCGATGCCGAAACTGCAAACCGGGCCAAGAGCGAGTTCCTGGCCACCATGAGCCACGAAATTCGCACGCCAATGAATGCGGTCATTGGCATGTCATCTCTGCTGTTGAGTACGCCCCTTACGCCTCAGCAAGAGGAATTTGCCCAGACCATTAGCAGCAGCGGCGAAACGCTTCTGAAAATCATTAACGACATTCTGGATTTCTCCAAGATCGAGTCGGGCAAGCTAGAGCTAGATCTGGAAACCTTTAACCTACGACAGTGCGTGGAGTGTGCCATTGACCTGGTGATGCCAAAGGCGCTGGAAAAAGACCTAGAGGTAGGCTGCCTGTTTGAACCAGAGGTGCCCGACTGGGTGATTGGCGACTCGACCCGTGTGCAGCAAGTGCTGGTCAATCTGCTGAGCAATGCCGTGAAGTTTACATCACAGGGCGAGGTGACGGTGACGGTCAGTGCCCACTGCATCCATTTGAGTGCCGTGCCCGAAGAGGCGGGGGTGCCAACCTGCACAATTCGACTGGCAGTCAAAGATACAGGCATTGGCATTCCCACGGATCGGCTCGATCGCCTGTTTCAGCCTTTTTTGCAGGGCGATTCTTCGATTAACCGCACCTACGGCGGGACAGGGTTGGGATTGGCCATTAGCCAGCGGCTTGCGGAGCTTATGGGAGGGCGGCTGTGGATGGAGAGCGAAGTGGGCGTTGGCTCTACATTCTATTTTTCGTTTGTCACTCGATCCTGTGCTGGAGCCAGCGTGTCGGTTGACTATCGCAGCCCGTTTGAGGGGCGATCGCTCTTATTGGTAGACAGCCAGACCATTCACCGCGAAAATTTAGTTCATCAGGCAGAGTTTTTGGGGCTGCGGGTCGTGGCAGTGGGCAGCAGTGAGGCGGCGCTCCATTATCTCCGGCAGGCTGCACCGCAGGGCGATCGCCCAGATCTGATCGTGCTAGAAGCCCATCTTTCCACTGATTCCGGCAGCGCGTTAGTTGATGAAATCTCCCAACTGCCGGGTTGCAAAACCATTCCGCTTGTATTCCTGACTCGTCTCGATCGTTCTCTTCAGTCGGCTCGCTACGCCCTAACGCATTCTAGTAGGGCGATTGCTATCCCACGGTTGGCCAAGCCCGTTAAACAGTCTCAGTTTTATGCCATGTTAAGCAACTATTTCGGTGCAACTCCGCATTTTCCCTCTGGTATGGTGCATTCTGGCGATTCTCTTGGTGCTGGTTCTGCCCTAGACAACACCCATGAGCTAGGTTTGGATGGCGACGTTCACTCAGAAAAAGACAGTGATCTGCGAATTCTGATTGCCGAAGACAACCTAGTGAACCAGAAAGTGCTGCTGAGAATGCTTCAGCAGTTGGGCTACCATGCGGATGTGGTGTCCAACGGAACGGAAGCAGTCGAAGCCGTTTTGCGCCAAACCTACGATGTTGTCCTGATGGACGTACAGATGCCAGAGGTGGATGGCATCATGGCGACCCGGATGTTGCGCGATCGCCTACCGTCTGAGGAGTTGCCTTACATCGTCGCGGTCACGGCAAACGCTATGATGGGCGATCGCGAAGATTGCCTGATTTCGGGCATGGATGACTACATCAGTAAACCGATTCGGCTCGATCAGCTCTCAGCCCTGCTGAAGAAATGCCCCCGACGGGCGATCGCCCAACCTGTTTCCCAGTCTTCTCCTCTGGATGCCCGGTTCATCAACAGCTTCATCGCGGACATGGGCGACCAGGCTGCCGCGATTTTTACAGAACTGATCGACTGCTACCTCATCGAAGCGCCCAAGATGGTCGCCAGCATCCGCAACGCAGGCGCAATGCTCGACACTAGCGCCATCATGCGGACGGCTCATACCTTCAAGTCCAGCAGCGCCGTGGTGGGAGCCACCCGCCTCTCAAAGCTGTGTCGCTATCTAGAAGACACCGCTCACCAAAGCACCCCCGATGAAATTACCGCTCAGATCGACAAGCTGGTCGCAGAATATGAACAGGTTAGCGCGGCCCTGAGGGCGGAACGTCAACGCCTAACACCGGGCTAA
- a CDS encoding CAP domain-containing protein: protein MSSYPQRTDGFRDVGPAPFRSRESGRTVYSGWLGGRNPLDIIRLRVARRSRVTLDLSELSAGAIAQWFDETGKAVGRSHVLSTPDSVAPKVTFKPGTYYLKLSARSGVSSYRLSLAIASRPRSAQKSLRSFSDHAGDRFALKVLTLTNDYRRQYGLPPLRLNPMLSAIAQAHSQDMASNDFFDHRGSNGSTVFDRFLQGGYAYRSGGENIAAGFSTPKSVVNAWIKSPGHRANLLTPFFQEMGVGFVHLPSDPGTIKLRYYWTQDFGVPAT from the coding sequence GTGAGTAGCTACCCTCAACGAACAGACGGATTTCGCGACGTTGGGCCGGCTCCCTTTCGCAGTCGGGAGTCCGGTAGAACGGTGTATTCCGGGTGGCTGGGCGGCAGGAACCCGCTGGATATCATTCGGCTGCGGGTGGCTCGTCGCAGCCGGGTAACGCTGGATTTGTCTGAACTGAGCGCGGGCGCGATCGCCCAGTGGTTCGATGAGACAGGAAAAGCAGTGGGGCGATCGCACGTCCTATCCACCCCTGACTCGGTTGCGCCCAAGGTCACCTTCAAACCCGGAACCTACTATCTGAAACTGTCGGCAAGATCGGGCGTTTCGTCCTATCGGCTGAGTCTGGCGATCGCCTCTCGTCCCCGTTCTGCCCAAAAGTCCCTGCGATCTTTTTCAGACCATGCGGGCGATCGCTTTGCGCTGAAAGTGCTGACGCTGACCAACGACTATCGCCGCCAATACGGGCTGCCTCCGCTGCGGCTGAATCCGATGCTGAGTGCGATCGCCCAAGCCCACAGCCAGGACATGGCCAGCAACGACTTTTTTGACCATCGCGGATCCAATGGCTCCACCGTTTTTGACCGCTTTTTGCAGGGGGGCTATGCCTATCGCAGCGGCGGCGAAAACATTGCCGCAGGTTTCAGCACACCAAAAAGCGTGGTGAACGCCTGGATCAAGAGTCCGGGCCATCGAGCCAATTTGCTCACGCCGTTCTTCCAGGAGATGGGCGTTGGATTTGTGCATTTGCCCAGCGACCCCGGCACGATCAAGCTGCGCTATTACTGGACGCAGGATTTTGGCGTGCCCGCAACCTGA
- a CDS encoding pre-peptidase C-terminal domain-containing protein, whose protein sequence is MAIDAGNTRRTARRINVGPNPRVFRDSLSSSDRDDFFRFVVRARSSFDGEVFNIPRNSNFNFQLQNANGRVIARSTRPGNQPENINLNLDPGTYFARVFWRRGQGAYRMRLSLNPDTAGETLDTARDLGNLTSSTGVDEYIGRSDPADIYRFTIDERLTVGATLTPFSAGAEISLLDASGNVLTGTSGSGTEARSLQRVLDPGTYFVRTTPVPGGNTRYNLTLNAGPAPDQGGNDFGSASAFPGFGFFPASVQEYVGNSDPVDYYTFTTTIGGDLKIDLTNIAPTADLNITLFDQFQQILAFQGGAGPGGNEQIIFNNAAPGQYFVLVQTAGPGNNSTYRLTAVLTPEDKFGDTFADATSITDPLSTSPAGLAPLSNDLDNPSIYQDFVGAGDVDVFRFTLTEPKNFFATRLKDFTGNITLQLFQAGNPTPLSGGGSALRGALGPGTYFLRVLAGGPTDASTYTLEAAFGERESGIIVRDVNPGALDANANFLTDVNGVLFFAGTDGTPGAPVGLWRSEGTLNTTVKVGSFTNITGIANVNGTVYIAGSTTQTGVELWKWQPTGGSLGTLSLVGDIAPGPGLSSSPTNLTAAGNNLFFLATPTGNPVGRQLYFSNGGAPVAIANAGDSIQNLVYVQATDTLYYVANRTGVGTRLLFRINNASTANPSDPVLLENIGSPSFSPRFVDSLKVVGGDLFFVASEAVNTENRELRRIAANGTVFTYDVDGDLNQASIASGNLSLAVVESGGNRYVYFSASFEDPVEGLVPSLTRVNLTNGTAERVSTNVSGTFTANNLTVFEGKVYFTATTSAVGTELWVTDPAGALEVTALDNLVPGADSSSPANLVVAGGTLYFTAETNATGRELYRLDSNGLPELALDINPGPTSSNLNNLIAAGNLSAGLGQLFFVADDGVNGREVWTV, encoded by the coding sequence ATGGCGATAGATGCAGGCAATACCCGGAGAACCGCTCGTCGAATTAACGTAGGGCCAAACCCCAGAGTCTTCCGAGATTCACTGAGTAGCAGCGATCGCGATGACTTCTTCCGCTTCGTGGTTCGAGCGCGAAGCAGCTTTGACGGCGAAGTCTTTAACATTCCCCGAAACTCCAACTTCAACTTTCAGCTTCAAAACGCCAATGGCCGAGTCATCGCCCGCTCAACCCGGCCAGGCAACCAACCCGAAAACATCAACCTGAACCTCGATCCAGGAACTTACTTTGCCCGCGTGTTCTGGCGCAGAGGGCAGGGGGCCTATCGGATGCGCCTCAGCCTCAATCCCGATACAGCCGGAGAAACCCTGGACACCGCCCGCGACCTCGGCAACCTCACGAGTTCCACAGGCGTTGATGAATACATTGGACGCTCCGACCCTGCGGACATCTACCGCTTTACAATAGACGAGCGATTGACCGTCGGCGCAACCCTCACGCCCTTCAGCGCTGGGGCCGAAATCTCGCTCCTGGATGCCAGCGGCAACGTGCTTACGGGCACCTCTGGCAGCGGCACAGAAGCCCGCAGTCTCCAGCGCGTGCTTGATCCAGGCACCTACTTTGTTCGAACTACCCCCGTTCCAGGCGGCAATACGCGCTATAACCTGACGCTGAACGCCGGCCCCGCCCCCGACCAAGGCGGCAACGACTTTGGCAGCGCCTCGGCATTTCCTGGGTTTGGCTTTTTTCCAGCGTCGGTTCAGGAGTATGTGGGCAACAGCGACCCGGTTGACTACTACACCTTTACTACAACCATCGGAGGCGATCTGAAGATCGACCTCACCAACATTGCACCAACCGCTGACCTTAACATCACCCTGTTTGACCAGTTCCAGCAGATCCTAGCTTTCCAGGGCGGCGCTGGCCCCGGCGGCAACGAGCAGATTATCTTCAACAACGCTGCTCCCGGTCAGTATTTTGTGTTGGTGCAGACCGCCGGGCCAGGCAATAACTCCACCTACAGGCTGACAGCCGTCCTCACGCCCGAAGACAAATTTGGCGACACCTTTGCAGATGCAACCTCCATTACTGACCCGCTCTCAACCTCACCGGCTGGCCTAGCGCCGCTCAGCAATGATCTGGATAATCCCAGCATCTATCAGGATTTTGTGGGGGCAGGCGATGTCGATGTGTTCCGGTTTACCCTGACTGAGCCAAAGAACTTCTTTGCGACCCGCCTCAAGGACTTTACGGGCAACATCACCTTGCAACTCTTCCAGGCAGGAAACCCAACCCCGCTCTCCGGCGGCGGTTCGGCCTTGCGGGGGGCGCTTGGCCCAGGTACCTACTTCCTGCGCGTTTTGGCCGGTGGCCCCACCGATGCCTCGACCTACACCCTGGAGGCTGCCTTCGGCGAGCGTGAGAGCGGTATTATCGTCCGCGACGTGAACCCAGGGGCGCTCGATGCCAACGCTAACTTCCTGACCGACGTGAATGGTGTGCTGTTCTTCGCGGGAACCGACGGGACTCCGGGCGCACCCGTGGGGCTATGGCGCAGTGAAGGCACGCTGAACACAACCGTCAAAGTTGGCTCGTTTACTAACATCACTGGCATCGCGAACGTCAACGGTACAGTCTACATTGCAGGTAGCACGACGCAAACGGGCGTAGAACTGTGGAAGTGGCAGCCGACGGGCGGTTCCTTGGGTACGCTGTCGCTGGTAGGAGACATTGCTCCAGGGCCCGGCCTGTCGTCTTCTCCGACCAACCTGACGGCGGCTGGAAACAACCTATTTTTCTTGGCGACTCCCACGGGTAACCCGGTCGGACGGCAACTCTATTTCAGCAACGGTGGTGCGCCAGTGGCGATCGCCAATGCAGGCGACAGCATCCAAAACTTGGTCTATGTGCAGGCGACCGATACCCTTTACTACGTCGCAAACCGGACGGGCGTTGGCACTCGACTCCTGTTCCGGATCAACAACGCTTCGACTGCCAACCCAAGCGATCCCGTATTGCTGGAAAATATCGGCAGCCCATCCTTCTCGCCTCGCTTTGTCGATAGCCTGAAGGTGGTTGGAGGCGATTTGTTCTTTGTCGCTAGCGAAGCAGTGAACACCGAAAACCGCGAACTGCGGCGGATCGCTGCCAACGGCACTGTGTTTACCTACGACGTAGACGGTGACCTGAATCAAGCCTCGATTGCTTCGGGTAATCTGAGCTTGGCAGTGGTCGAGTCGGGCGGTAATAGATACGTCTATTTCAGCGCTTCTTTTGAAGATCCTGTTGAAGGCCTTGTTCCTTCATTAACCCGTGTCAACCTGACCAATGGAACCGCTGAGCGAGTCTCGACTAACGTTAGCGGTACGTTTACAGCAAATAACTTGACCGTGTTTGAGGGCAAGGTGTACTTTACGGCAACAACCTCCGCTGTAGGGACGGAACTGTGGGTGACTGACCCGGCAGGCGCATTGGAAGTGACCGCCCTCGATAATCTGGTACCTGGAGCAGATAGCTCGTCGCCCGCCAATCTAGTGGTGGCTGGCGGCACGCTGTACTTCACCGCAGAGACGAATGCTACGGGCAGAGAACTCTATCGTCTGGATAGCAATGGTTTGCCAGAGCTGGCGCTGGACATCAACCCTGGGCCGACTTCGTCGAACCTGAATAACCTGATTGCAGCGGGTAATCTGTCGGCGGGTCTGGGGCAACTGTTCTTTGTGGCAGACGATGGCGTGAATGGACGGGAAGTGTGGACGGTGTAG
- a CDS encoding tetratricopeptide repeat protein, protein MLIVALFVFVVWIASVCLHEFGHALVAYWGGDRSVKDKGYLTLNPLRYTDVGTSLVMPLIFLMLGGIPLPGAAVYIDSSKLRGRLWKSAVSLAGPLMTALVALVLALPFWLDWAPASPTGGWSLPDLLRSPLPFSPLWAALAFLVTLEVAGVLINLLPVPPLDGYGILEPWLPETLRHQVNRWSRYSMIALFGILWTVPAANRALWDGVDAIASWLGVPAELSWLGYSLFRQWGTILLLGALAVTAIVMRRSPQFQNSAHYWGGSTGKRDPSLDRFHASAQYLNYLVEQQRYDRAIALCDQAIKSAPHRYEPWQTKGNIFLKAERYAEALAAYDQAIALEPDFYGGYHGRALALKQLQQPQAALASFDDALQRYESDPSLWSDRGSLLYELQRYEDTIDCYTHAIALEPDNALFHYNLACCHALLGDSETALDCLNRAIALNDLYRAIAKTDPDFNTLHQTPTFQALVLDA, encoded by the coding sequence ATGTTAATCGTTGCGCTGTTTGTCTTTGTGGTGTGGATTGCGTCGGTGTGCCTGCATGAGTTTGGACATGCGCTGGTGGCCTACTGGGGGGGCGATCGCTCGGTCAAAGACAAAGGCTATCTGACCCTGAATCCGCTAAGGTATACCGACGTGGGCACTAGCTTGGTGATGCCGCTGATTTTTTTGATGCTGGGCGGCATTCCCCTGCCCGGCGCAGCAGTGTATATCGACTCGTCCAAACTGCGGGGGCGGCTTTGGAAAAGTGCTGTATCGCTTGCGGGGCCGCTGATGACGGCGCTGGTGGCGCTGGTGCTGGCGCTTCCATTTTGGCTGGACTGGGCACCCGCCAGCCCGACGGGTGGCTGGAGTCTGCCTGACTTGCTGCGATCGCCCCTCCCCTTCAGTCCGCTCTGGGCTGCGCTGGCGTTTTTGGTCACGCTAGAAGTTGCAGGGGTGCTGATCAACCTGCTGCCCGTACCGCCGCTGGATGGCTACGGAATTTTAGAACCCTGGCTGCCCGAAACCCTGCGCCACCAGGTCAATCGCTGGAGTCGGTATAGCATGATTGCGCTGTTTGGGATCTTGTGGACCGTGCCAGCGGCAAACCGGGCGCTGTGGGATGGAGTAGACGCGATCGCCAGTTGGCTGGGCGTGCCTGCGGAGTTGTCTTGGCTGGGCTATTCGCTCTTTCGGCAGTGGGGCACGATTTTGCTGCTGGGGGCGCTGGCCGTTACTGCTATCGTCATGCGGCGATCGCCCCAGTTTCAAAATTCGGCTCACTATTGGGGCGGCAGCACAGGAAAACGCGACCCCAGCCTGGATCGATTTCACGCCTCAGCCCAGTATTTGAATTATTTGGTCGAGCAGCAGCGCTATGACCGGGCGATCGCCCTCTGCGACCAGGCCATCAAAAGTGCGCCCCACCGCTACGAACCCTGGCAGACCAAGGGCAATATCTTCCTAAAGGCAGAGCGCTACGCCGAAGCCCTCGCTGCCTACGACCAGGCGATCGCCCTAGAGCCAGACTTCTATGGCGGTTACCACGGGCGGGCCCTGGCCCTCAAGCAGTTGCAACAGCCACAGGCCGCGCTGGCATCCTTCGACGACGCTTTGCAGCGATACGAGTCCGACCCCAGCCTGTGGAGCGATCGCGGCTCTCTGCTCTACGAACTTCAGCGCTATGAAGACACGATCGACTGCTATACCCACGCGATCGCCCTAGAGCCAGACAATGCCCTATTCCACTACAACCTGGCCTGCTGTCATGCGCTGCTGGGAGACTCTGAAACAGCGCTGGACTGCTTGAACCGGGCGATCGCGCTGAATGACCTGTATCGGGCGATCGCCAAAACCGATCCCGACTTCAACACCCTGCACCAGACCCCCACCTTCCAGGCTCTCGTGCTTGACGCTTAG
- a CDS encoding AAA-like domain-containing protein: MNEPLPDANRASSGNQPILFETALQAADAAVLAAASRHLKNIEVAVLKGTWHGFKYDEIAEETGYTPEYIKHDVGPKLWQLLSSSLGERVSKTNLVAVLSQRAAQSNGSAVSQNGATPIPSTADRSAIAPPDQALTQASTVRPQDLDPPVGLVALNSPVYVERPPSETRCYDEILRPGALIRIKAPSQMGKTSLMVRVLEQARRLSEGGDRPIHTVALSLQQADSQALNDLDGFLRWFCALITRKLRLPHRVEEYWSPTFGSKGNCTAYFEDCLLPDLNAPLVLALDRVDDVFLHPQIAHDFFALLRAWYEEAAYGDSGNPLWQHLRLVIVHSTEVYLPLDINQSPFNVGLAVELQEFTPAQVMDLAQRYGLSLAAADLQQLQELVGGHPYLVHRAIYHLARQDLTLDEFWQTAPTDSGIYSNHLHRLLRQLQEHPDLAATFDQVAKSSAPVEVEQMQAFKLRSMGLVHLHGNRVALSYGLYRRYFGNMSPQR; this comes from the coding sequence ATGAATGAGCCATTGCCAGATGCCAACCGAGCATCCAGCGGCAACCAACCCATCCTGTTTGAAACCGCGCTTCAGGCTGCCGATGCAGCAGTGTTGGCGGCCGCGTCCCGCCATTTGAAAAATATTGAAGTGGCCGTGCTAAAGGGCACATGGCACGGCTTTAAGTATGATGAGATCGCCGAAGAAACAGGCTACACGCCGGAATATATCAAACACGATGTCGGGCCAAAGCTATGGCAGTTGCTCTCCTCTAGCCTAGGGGAGCGCGTGAGCAAGACGAATCTCGTCGCAGTGTTGTCGCAGCGGGCTGCCCAGTCGAACGGCTCGGCTGTCTCGCAAAACGGCGCGACTCCCATCCCCTCGACAGCAGACAGGAGCGCGATCGCCCCTCCCGATCAAGCCCTGACTCAAGCCTCCACGGTTCGTCCGCAGGATCTCGACCCCCCGGTGGGGCTAGTAGCGCTCAATTCTCCGGTCTACGTCGAGCGCCCCCCGTCGGAAACCCGCTGCTATGACGAGATTTTGCGACCGGGTGCGCTGATTCGCATCAAAGCCCCCAGCCAGATGGGCAAGACTTCGCTGATGGTGCGCGTGTTGGAGCAGGCGCGGCGCTTGTCGGAAGGGGGCGATCGCCCAATCCACACCGTCGCCCTCAGTTTGCAGCAGGCAGACAGTCAAGCGCTCAACGATTTAGACGGTTTTCTCCGCTGGTTTTGTGCGCTGATCACCCGCAAGCTGCGCCTGCCCCATCGCGTTGAAGAATACTGGAGTCCCACCTTTGGCAGCAAGGGCAACTGCACCGCCTACTTTGAAGACTGCCTGCTGCCCGATCTGAATGCACCGCTGGTGCTGGCGCTCGATCGAGTGGATGACGTGTTTCTGCATCCGCAAATTGCCCACGACTTTTTTGCGCTGCTGCGGGCATGGTACGAAGAAGCGGCCTACGGCGACAGCGGCAATCCCCTCTGGCAACACCTGCGGCTGGTGATTGTGCATTCCACCGAGGTTTATTTGCCGCTCGATATTAACCAGTCGCCCTTTAACGTAGGGCTGGCAGTGGAGCTGCAAGAATTTACCCCAGCCCAGGTGATGGATCTGGCCCAGCGCTACGGGCTATCGCTTGCAGCAGCCGATCTGCAACAGTTGCAAGAACTCGTCGGTGGGCATCCCTACCTGGTGCATCGTGCCATCTACCACCTGGCGCGGCAAGACCTGACGCTGGATGAGTTTTGGCAAACGGCTCCGACCGATTCGGGCATTTACTCCAATCATCTGCATCGCCTGCTGCGGCAGTTGCAGGAACATCCTGACCTGGCCGCCACGTTTGACCAGGTGGCGAAGTCGTCTGCGCCTGTCGAGGTGGAGCAGATGCAGGCGTTTAAGCTCCGCAGCATGGGGCTGGTGCATCTTCACGGCAACCGGGTGGCGCTGAGCTACGGGCTGTATCGGCGCTATTTTGGCAATATGTCTCCACAACGCTAA
- a CDS encoding histone deacetylase family protein: MDLPLVYHSDYVAPLPDSHRFPMEKFRRLSELLVADGVAHPSQFHTPELPPVDWLELVHTPDYVQQYRAGTLDARAQRRIGLPWSPALANRTCIAVGGTVLTAKLALEHGLACNTAGGTHHAFPSFGSGFCIFNDMAIATRVLQHLGLVKKVLIVDLDVHQGDGTAVIFQNDPSVFTFSMHCEVNFPGTKQQSDLDVPLPEGVEDDDYLRTLADYLPDLLSQVRPDLVLFDAGVDTHVGDRLGKLALTDSGLYRREMQVLSTCAAQGYPVACVIGGGYANDFNALVYRHSLVHRAASEVFRQYRL, translated from the coding sequence GTGGATTTGCCCCTGGTATACCATTCAGACTATGTTGCGCCCCTGCCCGATAGCCATCGCTTTCCGATGGAAAAGTTCCGGCGGCTTTCGGAGCTTTTGGTTGCAGATGGCGTGGCCCATCCCAGCCAGTTTCACACGCCGGAGCTGCCGCCGGTGGACTGGCTGGAGCTAGTGCATACGCCCGATTATGTGCAGCAGTATCGCGCAGGCACGCTGGATGCGCGGGCGCAGCGGCGAATCGGGCTGCCCTGGAGTCCGGCGCTGGCAAACCGCACCTGCATCGCCGTAGGCGGCACGGTGTTAACCGCAAAGCTAGCGCTGGAGCATGGGCTGGCCTGCAATACAGCGGGCGGCACGCACCATGCTTTCCCCAGTTTTGGGTCGGGGTTTTGCATTTTCAACGACATGGCGATCGCCACTCGCGTCTTGCAACACCTGGGACTGGTGAAAAAGGTGCTGATCGTCGATCTAGACGTGCATCAGGGCGACGGCACGGCGGTCATTTTTCAAAACGACCCCAGCGTGTTCACCTTTTCCATGCACTGCGAAGTGAATTTTCCCGGCACTAAGCAGCAGAGCGACCTAGACGTGCCGCTGCCAGAGGGTGTGGAAGACGACGATTATCTGCGGACGCTGGCAGACTATTTGCCCGATTTGCTGTCGCAGGTGCGTCCCGACCTGGTGTTGTTTGACGCAGGCGTGGATACCCATGTGGGCGATCGCCTCGGCAAGCTAGCCCTGACGGATAGCGGCCTCTATCGCCGCGAGATGCAGGTACTCAGCACTTGCGCCGCCCAGGGCTATCCGGTCGCCTGCGTCATCGGCGGCGGCTATGCCAATGATTTCAACGCACTGGTGTATCGCCACTCGCTGGTGCATCGCGCCGCCAGCGAGGTGTTTCGGCAATATCGGCTGTGA